In Neodiprion pinetum isolate iyNeoPine1 chromosome 6, iyNeoPine1.2, whole genome shotgun sequence, one genomic interval encodes:
- the LOC124221321 gene encoding uncharacterized protein, with amino-acid sequence MKAFLFFLLIHASIAWVLCRREGSDGKTQATNMTSPDRDLRQYEKGDKVLLSRKRRFLAFPEGSAFVSTLSIVKALQFTQSPPTNVIIEFDVIWPIPSNNKRFSGAEHRISAKKRFYRPSSQWRVHRRQKRDLYSTYEAALDSQGLPGKECILRTICEAQSVLSPPGVSFLEDMLRIFLSNVARSENEMDEYDLAYKSKKDCDLRYQCPFSILELLLSFDQNLHT; translated from the exons ATGAAGgctttcctctttttcttattGATTCACGCATCGATCGCTTGGGTGTTGTGTCGCCGAGAAGGAAGCGACGGAAAAACGCAGGCGACAAACATGACGAGCCCTGATCGCGACCTTCGACAGTACGAAAAGGGGGATAAGGTTCTTCTGTCCAGGAAGAGAAGATTCCTTGCTTTTCCGGAGGGTAGTGCTTTCGTG TCAACCTTGTCCATCGTTAAAGCGCTCCAGTTCACGCAGAGCCCACCGACTAACGTGATCATCGAGTTCGACGTAATTTGGCCGATTCCGAGCAACAACAAACGTTTTTCGGGAGCTGAGCATCGGATTTCCGCCAAGAAGAGGTTCTACAGGCCTTCTTCGCAGTGGCGAGTGCATCGTCGCCAGAAAAGGGATTTGTACTCCACCTACGAAGCAGCTCTCGACAG CCAAGGTTTGCCAGGCAAGGAGTGTATACTGAGGACGATTTGCGAGGCACAAAGCGTTCTTTCACCTCCAGGGGTTTCATTTTTGGAGGATATGCTCAGAATATTTTTGAG CAATGTTGCGAGGTCGGAAAACGAGATGGACGAATACGATTTGGCGTATAAATCGAAGAAGGATTGCGACCTGAGATATCAATGTCCGTTCTCTATACTGGAACTCCTATTATCGTTTGATCAAAATTTGCACACTTAG
- the LOC124221647 gene encoding uncharacterized protein, with product MTGNGMMFLLLGLFGVIFISSADGGSGEKLLSRRKRYVVFPEGSSFSIALCMTVHTITSDNIFTEGLNWGVSYDLPNESKPALEPFLNFRKDKLVPGKFAYKDPKDGYTNDLKYASWNDDRKYYVSSPKRYFKSDKYYVHRRHRRDLYNKLEVIMNAMGFDGRTCVLRALCEASQRLMPKGNTLIEEMMRITFSLPLKRVFSFEPPEHHTYDAAHRAGHQGRDCTRMFPACSFSLIDMALGNYNSPEASYDQISNDTGNLEDLANSRTEPPGGRYIMK from the exons ATGACCGGAAATGGAATGATGTTTCTTCTCCTCGGCCTCTTCGGCGTCATTTTTATCTCATCGGCGGACGGCGGTTCCGGAGAAAAGCTCCTCTCCAGGAGAAAGCGCTACGTGGTTTTTCCGGAGGGTTCAAGTTTTTCC ATCGCTCTCTGCATGACCGTGCACACCATCACCTCCGACAATATTTTCACCGAAGGCCTCAATTGGGGTGTCTCCTACGATCTGCCGAACGAAAGCAAGCCCGCCCTCGAGCCCTTTCTCAACTTCAGAAAGGACAAGTTAGTCCCCGGGAAGTTCGCCTACAAGGATCCGAAGGACGGATACACGAACGACCTGAAGTACGCGAGCTGGAACGATGACAGGAAGTACTACGTATCGAGTCCGAAGAGGTACTTCAAATCGGACAAGTATTACGTGCACAGAAGACACAGGAGGGATCTCTACAACAAGTTGGAGGTGATAATGAACGC AATGGGATTCGATGGAAGAACTTGCGTGCTAAGAGCGCTGTGCGAGGCGTCGCAGCGATTGATGCCCAAAGGGAACACCTTGATCGAGGAAATGATGAGAATCACTTTTTC ATTGCCACTGAAGAGGGTCTTCTCGTTTGAACCCCCGGAGCATCACACCTACGACGCGGCGCATCGCGCCGGTCACCAGGGTCGTGACTGTACGAGGATGTTTCCCGCCTGCAGCTTCTCTTTGATTGATATGGCCCTCGGAAATTACAACAGCCCCGAGGCCAGTTACGACCAGATTTCTAACGACACCGGAAATCTCGAAGATCTCGCGAATTCCAGAACGGAACCGCCGGGCGGAAGGTACATCATGAAGTGA